One stretch of Punica granatum isolate Tunisia-2019 chromosome 5, ASM765513v2, whole genome shotgun sequence DNA includes these proteins:
- the LOC116207429 gene encoding uncharacterized protein LOC116207429 isoform X2 produces MASPAVPYSIDDKDLDDATLWALMDSAAASISSKSRKPLQIKHSNHQTSTPASYYSPPLPKSGQAYNPRPMQYSPQPEMKFLRDGEVVQQEQWTYSRPQKFARTCSPEASETSPLALVRSVHRTPTTPARSTPETYLSPEIGQSSGNLKRSPVCYVQSEENEAPRHSLSGKFPSVSLFKEYQNAAMAILETTDYTMISGHPFIKKSGWRKISCYFNLSFEIKDKSIEFDQNRDVQRAEFVVRAYMQGGRFSDGWGSCDRREKRFLKPNHDIPSTAETRAKNKACQDLLGIGEYRPGASHS; encoded by the exons ATGGCCTCGCCGGCAGTCCCATACTCCATCGACGACAAGGACCTCGACGACGCCACGCTATGGGCTCTGATGGACTCCGCCGCGGCTTCCATCTCCTCCAAATCTCGCAAGCCCCTCCAAATCAAGCACTCGAATCACCAAACTTCGACTCCAGCCTCGTACTATTCTCCACCGCTGCCAAAGTCCGGTCAAGCCTACAACCCTAGGCCGATGCAGTACTCGCCCCAACCCGAAATGAAGTTTCTCAGAGATGGAGAGGTGGTGCAGCAGGAGCAGTGGACATACAGTCGGCCGCAGAAGTTCGCCAGGACCTGCAGTCCGGAAGCGAGTGAGACCAGCCCTCTGGCTCTGGTCAGGAGCGTGCATCGGACTCCGACCACCCCTGCGCGATCCACGCCTGAGACGTACCTCTCACCGGAGATTGGTCAGTCAAGTGGTAATCTGAAGAGGTCGCCAGTATGCTATGTGCAAAGTGAAGAGAATGAGGCCCCGAGGCATAGCTTGTCCGGAAAGTTTCCTTCAGTTTCTCTGTTCAAGGAGTACCAGAATGCTGCCATGGCG ATTTTGGAGACGACTGACTACACAATGATTTCGGGGCATCCCTTCATCAAAAAGTCAG GGTGGAGGAAGATATCATGTTACTTCAATCTGTCCTTCGAGATCAAAGATAAGTCCATCGAATTTGACCAGAACCGAGATGTACAACGTGCTGAGTTCGTGGTGCGAGCATACATGCA GGGTGGTCGGTTTTCTGATGGATGGGGCTCGTGTGACCGTCGGGAGAAGAGATTCTTGAAACCTAATCATGATATTCCCAGTACAGCAGAAACTCGAGCCAAAAATAAAGCATGCCAG GACTTGCTCGGAATCGGAGAGTACCGCCCCGGTGCAAGCCATTCATAA
- the LOC116208337 gene encoding probable protein phosphatase 2C 23: MGNGITKHLGLANCCSKAVGEISRRHPDVILIPPPNGFGLGLGHGHSFCYIRSDHQPRLVEPSSSSSLSSSAQMSTTTFSSISGASISANTSTPLSTSLTDSYSSYSAAFDKAPSAFESSSMFFSVPLEPVPRNSGSSSSPGERGFISGPIERVIYSGSIDRPVPDQVMLDRSLSHGVYEVMTPQRRKRRNLARFFRRAIRRTLARGGSREPGPGKKSESRDGGFESGEFPVGSVQVADGLQWAQGRAGEDRMHVVISEDSSWVFVGIYDGFNGPDAPDFLISNLYSTVHEELKGLLGNNQPMEGGRDGDRGVDHLGVLKALSMALRKTEEAFLEAADQMVTKNPELALMGSCVLVMLMKGEDVYLMNVGDSRAILARKPEPEPDTGPIYGDEDDFDVLPTLTSLQLTRDHSTYIREEVQRIRKAHPNDASAVVNDRVKGYLKVTRAFGAGFLKQPKWNDALLEMFRINYIGTSPYITCFPSLCHRRLSPADKFLILSSDGLNQYFTNQEAVSAVESFLDSFPEGDPAQHLIEAVLFRAAKKAGIDFHELLDIPQGDRRRYHDDVSVIIISFEGRIWRSSV, from the exons ATGGGAAACGGCATAACAAAGCATCTGGGCCTGGCCAACTGCTGCTCCAAGGCCGTCGGGGAGATCTCCCGCCGCCACCCTGATGTCATCTTGATCCCGCCCCCCAACGGTTTTGGCCTCGGCCTCGGCCACGGCCATTCCTTCTGCTATATCCGCTCCGACCATCAGCCCCGGCTTGTGGagccctcctcctcctcctccttgtcTTCCTCTGCTCAGATGTCCACCACGACGTTCAGCTCCATCTCCGGCGCCTCCATCAGCGCCAACACCTCCACTCCCCTCTCCACCTCCCTCACCGACTCCTACAGCTCCTATAGTGCCGCCTTCGATAAGGCCCCCTCTGCTTTCGAGAGCTCCAGCATGTTCTTCTCCGTCCCTCTTGAACCTGTACCCCGCAATTCCGGCTCCAGCTCGAGCCCTGGCGAGCGTGGGTTCATCTCAGGACCGATTGAGCGGGTTATCTACTCGGGTTCTATTGACAGGCCTGTGCCCGATCAGGTAATGCTCGACAGGAGCCTCTCCCATGGAGTCTATGAGGTCATGACCCCACAGAGGCGGAAGAGGCGGAACCTCGCCAGGTTCTTCCGGAGGGCGATCCGGAGGACTTTAGCCCGTGGTGGGAGTAGAGAACCAGGCCCTGGCAAGAAGAGTGAATCCCGGGATGGAGGCTTCGAAAGCGGGGAATTTCCGGTGGGTTCTGTTCAGGTTGCTGATGGCCTCCAATGGGCGCAGGGGAGAGCAGGGGAGGACAGGATGCACGTCGTGATCTCGGAGGACAGCAGTTGGGTCTTCGTGGGGATCTATGACGGGTTCAACGGGCCCGATGCTCCAGATTTCTTGATCTCTAACCTCTATTCAACTGTCCACGAGGAGCTCAAGGGGCTACTGGGGAACAATCAACCCATGGAAGGAGGACGTGATGGTGATCGCGGGGTCGATCATTTGGGTGTTCTCAAGGCGCTTTCGATGGCCCTTAGGAAGACCGAGGAGGCCTTCCTAGAGGCGGCCGATCAGATGGTGACGAAGAATCCCGAATTGGCTCTGATGGGATCTTGTGTCCTGGTGATGCTGATGAAGGGTGAAGATGTTTACCTGATGAACGTTGGGGACAGTCGAGCAATCTTAGCCCGGAAACCCGAGCCTGAGCCTGACACTGGCCCGATTTATGGTGATGAAGACGACTTCGATGTGTTGCCGACTCTAACTTCCCTCCAACTCACCAGAGATCACAGCACATATATCAGAGAG GAGGTTCAGAGGATTAGGAAGGCACACCCAAACGATGCTTCAGCGGTAGTCAATGATCGGGTGAAGGGTTACTTGAAGGTCACTCGTGCTTTCGGCGCCGGCTTTCTAAAACAG CCAAAATGGAATGATGCACTTCTAGAGATGTTCCGGATCAATTACATAGGGACCTCGCCGTACATCACCTGCTTCCCGTCCCTGTGCCACCGTCGGCTCAGCCCTGCTGACAAGTTCTTGATCCTTTCGTCAGATGGACTAAACCAATACTTCACCAACCAGGAAGCCGTCTCAGCAGTTGAGTCGTTCCTAGACTCATTTCCAGAGGGCGATCCGGCACAGCATCTCATCGAGGCAGTTCTCTTCCGAGCAGCGAAGAAGGCTG GTATAGACTTCCACGAGCTGCTCGATATCCCTCAAGGCGACCGGAGAAGGTACCACGACGATGTATCAGTCATCATAATTTCATTCGAGGGGCGAATATGGCGATCTTCGGTGTGA
- the LOC116207428 gene encoding putative E3 ubiquitin-protein ligase XBAT31, with translation MGQGLSCGERREGHLFRAVKNGDLDTVESMVRDNPAVLEQACGSARWSALHVAAAAGQIEVLSMLLDRFNNLNPDMLNRHKRTPLMLAAMHGEISCVERLIEAGANILMFDSAHGRTCLHHAAFYGHSNCLQAILSAAHSSPVADSWGFARFVNIRDGNGATPLHLAARQGRSECVHVLLDRGALVCASTGGYGYPGSTPLHLAARGGSLDCVRELLAWGADRLQRDSSGRIPYMVALKYKHESCAALLNPSAAEPLVWPSPLKFISELNPEAKALLENALIEANKEREKAILKQTTSDDPPSSPLHSDSETDDNASEDDDVELCCICFDQPCTIEVRQCGHQMCAHCMLALCCHKKPNPATSSTAAAPACPFCRSSITQLAVAKSKFSGHNDPEVEVSPSRPRRSRKSFNLSEGSSSFKGLTAIGSFGKIGGRNSGRIAAECSEEDDKP, from the exons ATGGGGCAGGGCCTGAGCTGCGGAGAGAGGCGGGAGGGGCACCTGTTTAGAGCCGTCAAGAATGGGGACCTGGACACGGTGGAGTCCATGGTGAGGGACAACCCAGCAGTGCTGGAACAGGCCTGCGGAAGCGCCCGGTGGTCCGCCCTGCACGTCGCCGCCGCCGCTGGCCAGATCGAA GTCCTATCAATGCTATTGGATAGATTCAATAACCTTAACCCAGACATGTTGAATCGCCATAAGCGG ACTCCGCTGATGCTGGCCGCAATGCATGGCGAGATCTCTTGCGTGGAAAGGCTCATTGAAGCTGGGGCAAAC ATTCTGATGTTTGATTCAGCTCATGGTAGAACATGTTTACACCATGCTGCATTCTATGGCCATTCGAATTGCCTGCAAGCTATTCTTTCCGCTGCACATTCTTCACCAGTCGCAGATTCCTG GGGATTTGCAAGATTTGTAAATATAAGAGATGGAAATGGTGCGACCCCATTGCACTTAGCGGCCCGCCAAGGAAGGTCCGAGTGTGTTCATGTTCTCTTAGACAGGGGTGCTTTAGTTTGCGCTTCAACTGGTGGATATGG CTACCCTGGGAGCACACCACTACATTTAGCTGCTCGTGGGGGTTCATTAGATTGTGTCCGAGAGTTGCTTGCTTGGGGAGCAGATAGACTTCAAAGAGATTCGTCAGG AAGAATACCTTACATGGTTGCTCTGAAATACAAGCACGAATCTTGTGCTGCCTTATTAAACCCTTCAGCAGCGGAGCCGCTCGTGTGGCCATCGCCATTGAAATTTATCAGTGAGCTTAACCCGGAGGCCAAAGCACTCCTGGAGAATGCTTTAATCGAAGCTaacaaggagagagagaaggctATTCTAAAGCAGACTACCAGCGATGATCCACCTTCGTCTCCCTTGCATTCTGATTCTGAAACAGATGACAATGCTTCAGAG GACGATGATGTTGAGCTGTGCTGCATATGTTTCGACCAACCATGCACAATTGAAGTGAGGCAATGCGGCCATCAAATGTGCGCCCACTGCATGCTTGCTCTCTGCTGCCACAAGAAGCCAAATCCCGCAACATCCTCAACAGCTGCTGCCCCTGCCTGCCCCTTCTGTAGAAGCAGCATCACCCAATTAGCCGTCGCAAAGTCGAAGTTCAGCGGCCACAATGATCCGGAAGTCGAAGTCAGCCCCTCAAGACCACGGAGATCTAGAAAGTCCTTTAACCTCAGCGAAGGAAGCAGCAGCTTCAAAGGGTTAACAGCTATAGGGTCATTTGGTAAAATAGGTGGGCGAAACTCGGGGAGGATCGCGGCTGAGTGCAGTGAAGAAGACGACAAGCCATAA
- the LOC116209692 gene encoding dof zinc finger protein DOF2.4-like, whose protein sequence is MVFSSIPAYNLDPSNWQQLPNHQLVNTGLNNNSPSLPPPAPPAALQAYGSGGSIRPGSMTERARLANIQLPEAALKCPRCESTNTKFCYFNNYSLTQPRHFCKTCRRYWTRGGALRNVPVGGGCRRNNKKSNKSNNNRSKSPATCDHQSGGVGSTNTCTAPSSGGCSGGSADALLGLSGQMSAPLRFMAPNLLHHLGDNFGFGGGEINGLNNYGEVISLMGGAEDSNFHMTGHLGSGSGIFGGSSDPHSIGFYQFGGGSSNESLGLSGGASRVGEKMFGPGALLHLASVKLEDSQELNLSRRFLGMPGSGQHMNGALAGSAWTNRSAGFSSSSTTSNNAM, encoded by the exons ATGGTGTTTTCTTCTATTCCAGCTTATAATCTCGATCCATCCAACTGGCAGCAG CTACCAAACCACCAACTTGTGAACACCGGGTTGAACAACAATAGCCCCTCGCTTCCACCTCCAGCTCCACCGGCGGCCCTCCAGGCATATGGGTCAGGCGGCTCCATCAGGCCAGGCTCAATGACCGAGCGTGCCCGCCTCGCCAACATCCAGTTGCCTGAGGCAGCTCTCAAGTGCCCCCGGTGCGAATCGACCAACACCAAGTTCTGCTACTTCAACAACTACAGCCTCACACAGCCCCGCCACTTCTGCAAGACGTGCCGGAGGTACTGGACCCGGGGTGGGGCCCTGAGGAACGTCCCTGTAGGTGGAGGCTGCAGGAGGAACAACAAGAAGAGTAACAAGTCTAATAACAACAGATCGAAGTCCCCGGCAACTTGCGACCACCAGAGCGGCGGCGTAGGCTCCACAAACACCTGTACTGCCCCGTCAAGTGGTGGCTGCAGCGGCGGCTCAGCTGATGCACTGCTAGGCCTTTCAGGGCAGATGTCTGCACCACTCAGGTTTATGGCTCCAAATCTACTACACCATCTTGGTGATAATTTTGGTTTTGGCGGCGGAGAAATCAATGGCTTGAATAACTATGGAGAGGTTATTTCCCTGATGGGAGGAGCCGAAGACTCGAACTTTCACATGACTGGCCATTTGGGAAGTGGCTCTGGGATCTTTGGTGGCTCATCAGACCCTCATTCCATTGGCTTTTATCAATTCGGAGGAGGTTCCAGTAACGAGTCACTGGGTCTCAGTGGTGGAGCTAGTCGGGTCGGAGAAAAGATGTTTGGTCCTGGGGCGCTCTTGCACCTTGCTTCAGTGAAGTTGGAAGATAGCCAAGAGCTGAACTTGTCAAGGCGATTCTTGGGAATGCCGGGAAGCGGACAACACATGAATGGCGCCCTCGCCGGTAGTGCATGGACCAACAGAAGTGCAGGATTTAGCTCTTCTTCTACGACCAGCAACAATGCAATGTAG
- the LOC116207429 gene encoding uncharacterized protein LOC116207429 isoform X1 has translation MASPAVPYSIDDKDLDDATLWALMDSAAASISSKSRKPLQIKHSNHQTSTPASYYSPPLPKSGQAYNPRPMQYSPQPEMKFLRDGEVVQQEQWTYSRPQKFARTCSPEASETSPLALVRSVHRTPTTPARSTPETYLSPEIGQSSGNLKRSPVCYVQSEENEAPRHSLSGKFPSVSLFKEYQNAAMAILETTDYTMISGHPFIKKSGWRKISCYFNLSFEIKDKSIEFDQNRDVQRAEFVVRAYMQGGRFSDGWGSCDRREKRFLKPNHDIPSTAETRAKNKACQVLVLISKSAVTYFSLMHLNEKSLHH, from the exons ATGGCCTCGCCGGCAGTCCCATACTCCATCGACGACAAGGACCTCGACGACGCCACGCTATGGGCTCTGATGGACTCCGCCGCGGCTTCCATCTCCTCCAAATCTCGCAAGCCCCTCCAAATCAAGCACTCGAATCACCAAACTTCGACTCCAGCCTCGTACTATTCTCCACCGCTGCCAAAGTCCGGTCAAGCCTACAACCCTAGGCCGATGCAGTACTCGCCCCAACCCGAAATGAAGTTTCTCAGAGATGGAGAGGTGGTGCAGCAGGAGCAGTGGACATACAGTCGGCCGCAGAAGTTCGCCAGGACCTGCAGTCCGGAAGCGAGTGAGACCAGCCCTCTGGCTCTGGTCAGGAGCGTGCATCGGACTCCGACCACCCCTGCGCGATCCACGCCTGAGACGTACCTCTCACCGGAGATTGGTCAGTCAAGTGGTAATCTGAAGAGGTCGCCAGTATGCTATGTGCAAAGTGAAGAGAATGAGGCCCCGAGGCATAGCTTGTCCGGAAAGTTTCCTTCAGTTTCTCTGTTCAAGGAGTACCAGAATGCTGCCATGGCG ATTTTGGAGACGACTGACTACACAATGATTTCGGGGCATCCCTTCATCAAAAAGTCAG GGTGGAGGAAGATATCATGTTACTTCAATCTGTCCTTCGAGATCAAAGATAAGTCCATCGAATTTGACCAGAACCGAGATGTACAACGTGCTGAGTTCGTGGTGCGAGCATACATGCA GGGTGGTCGGTTTTCTGATGGATGGGGCTCGTGTGACCGTCGGGAGAAGAGATTCTTGAAACCTAATCATGATATTCCCAGTACAGCAGAAACTCGAGCCAAAAATAAAGCATGCCAGGTACTTGTGTTGATATCTAAATCAGCAGTTACATATTTCAGTCTCATGCATCTCAATGAGAAGTCTTTGCACCACTAG
- the LOC116207427 gene encoding dol-P-Glc:Glc(2)Man(9)GlcNAc(2)-PP-Dol alpha-1,2-glucosyltransferase encodes MGRAAVAAIVSLWIVPVSILVNSIVQEPYMDEIFHIPQAQQYCRGNFRSWDPMITTPPGLYFLSLVHASIFYPVSFSVGQKSSFPEVCTTVILRSTNCVLAVLCSLLFYEIFAMWRPAIDDRKATLYSVILALYPLQWFFTFLYYTDVASVAAVLGMYLASLKKNYCLSALVGAFAVIMRQTNIIWVLFVACTGVLDIIFTPQRDKANVNYIDAPLAKESQETSSYYASSASNLRKRIVTKAADDVEHSVPGAILATTEMQGSLDEIKVILSRAWSKKLELLVNFSPFVMVFAAFLAFVRWNGSIVLGAKEAHTVSLHFAQIMYFSLVSVLAMAPVHFTMGQAADLFKSFWKNKPLSFIICIAALVAGFISVHFFSIAHPYLLADNRHYPFYLWRKVIMAHWLMKYLLVPVYAYSWFSIFSILGRVQRRIWILVYFLATVAVLVPAPLIEFRYCTIPFYFLVLNSRITNDRSWLLMGLMYVLVNVFTMGMFLFRPFKWNHEPGIQRFIW; translated from the exons atgggcaGGGCAGCGGTTGCAGCAATTGTGAGCTTGTGGATCGTTCCCGTGTCCATTCTGGTGAATAGCATCGTTCAAGAACCTTACATG GATGAGATCTTCCACATTCCGCAAGCTCAGCAGTACTGCAGAGGCAATTTCAGAAGTTGGGATCCCATGATCACCACCCCACCTGGCCT GTACTTTCTTTCGCTTGTCCATGCATCAATTTTCTATCCAGTCTCATTCTCGGTTGgccaaaaatcatcatttCCTGAGGTATGTACCACAGTTATTCTTCGGTCCACAAACTGCGTCTTGGCAGTACTATGCAGTCTTCTCTTCTATGAAATATTTGCCATGTGGAGACCAGCAATTGATGACAGGAAAGCTACACTTTACTCGGTGATCCTGGCCCTTTATCCTCTGCAATGGTTCTTTACTTTCCTCTATTATACGGATGTTGCATCGGTGGCTGCTGTGCTCGGAATGTATCTTGCTTCTTTGAAGAAGAATTACTGCCTCAGTGCTCTG GTGGGGGCCTTTGCAGTAATTATGCGGCAAACTAATATTATATGGGTGCTTTTTGTTGCATGCACGGGAGTTCTTGATATAATTTTTACTCCTCAAAGAGATAAAGCAAATGTGAATTATATAGATGCACCTTTGGCGAAAGAATCTCAAGAAACTAGCAGTTATTATGCCAGTTCTGCCTCGAATTTGAGAAAACGAATAGTGACCAAGGCAGCGGATGATGTTGAACATTCTGTGCCTGGTGCAATTTTGGCTACAACCGAGATGCAAG GTTCGCTTGATGAGATTAAGGTCATTTTATCAAGAGCTTGGAGTAAGAAGCTGGAGCTGTTGGTGAACTTTAGTCCCTTTGTTATGGTTTTTGCTGCTTTTCTTGCATTCGTCCGGTGGAATGGCAGCATAGTTCTCG GGGCAAAAGAGGCTCACACAGTTTCTCTGCATTTTGCTCAGATAATGTACTTCAGTCTCGTTTCTGTGCTAGCAATGGCTCCTGTGCACTTCACAATGGGTCAAGCTGCAGATCTTTTCAAGTCCTTCTGGAAGAATAAGCCTCTAAGTTTCATCATTTGTATTGCTGCTCTTGTTGCTGGCTTTATCTCCGTGCACTTTTTCAG CATAGCTCATCCTTATCTTCTAGCTGACAATCGACACTATCCCTTTTACCTCTGGCGGAAGGTAATTATGGCCCATTGGTTGATGAAGTATCTTCTGGTTCCAGTCTACGCTTATTCATGGTTCTCCATCTTCAGTATATTGG GGAGAGTTCAGAGGAGGATCTGGATCTTAGTATATTTCCTGGCCACTGTTGCAGTTCTTGTTCCTGCTCCATTGATCGAGTTCAGATACTGCACCATCCCATTCTACTTCCTAGTGCTCAATTCACGAATTACCAATGATCGGAGTTGGCTTCTGATGGGACTCATGTACGTGCTTGTGAACGTATTCACAATGGGAATGTTCTTGTTTCGGCCATTCAAGTGGAATCACGAACCGGGGATTCAGAGGTTTATCTGGTAG
- the LOC116208338 gene encoding pectin acetylesterase 5-like, with product MLNPRVRALIRSRKWAKKDWAIAAVGLSIILVALYSLTGSLRRAPLPYDLTPTAALVELTLLRNARDLGALCLDGSAPGYHFQRGYGSGSSNWVIHIEGGGWCDSLSSCSSRAGTALGSSKYMDKQVPFSGILSNQPSENPDFFNWNRVKIRYCDGASLAGHPESELKGHRLFFRGQLIWKAIMDELLSAGMSGAKQALLSGCSAGGLATLIHCDDFRELLPKVTTVKCLADAGFFLDEKDISGNRTMRSFYHNVVQLQGVAKSLNQDCVTKTEPSKCMFPEEIVKHIRTPVFLVNPAYDFWQIQHILVPQTSDPNRNWQACRLNIRACSPSLLEVLQGFRGSLLKALSELQEIKESGLFINSCFIHCQTWLTETWHSQNSPRINTKTIAESVGDWYFNRKEVKRIDCPYPCNPSCYNMVFG from the exons aTGTTGAACCCCAGGGTTCGAGCTCTGATACGGTCAAGAAAGTGGGCGAAGAAGGACTGGGCGATCGCCGCCGTCGGGTTATCCATCATCCTCGTCGCTCTCTATTCACTCACCGGTTCTCTTCGCCGAGCTCCGTTGCCCTATGATCTCACCCCTACAGCTGCTCTGGTGGAGCTGACCTTGCTACGCAATGCCAGGGACTTGGGCGCAC TTTGTCTGGACGGAAGTGCCCCCGGATACCACTTTCAGAGGGGCTACGGATCTGGCTCCAGCAATTGGGTTATCCACATTGAG GGCGGTGGTTGGTGCGATAGCCTTTCCTCTTGCTCTTCCAGGGCAGGAACAGCATTAGGCTCTTCAAAGTACATGGACAAGCAAGTTCCTTTTTCTGGAATTTTGAGTAATCAACCCTCTGAAAATCCCG ATTTCTTTAACTGGAACAGAGTCAAGATACGCTATTGTGATGGTGCATCTCTTGCTGGCCATCCTGAAAGTGAGCTGAAG GGACACAGACTCTTTTTCAGAGGCCAGCTCATCTGGAAAGCAATTATGGATGAACTCTTGTCAGCAGGCATGTCTGGTGCAAAACAG GCTCTTCTTTCAGGATGTTCTGCTGGAGGGTTAGCCACTCTTATTCATTGTGATGACTTTAGGGAACTACTTCCAAAGGTTACAACAGTCAAGTGTCTTGCTGATGCAGGTTTTTTTCTCGATGA GAAAGATATAAGTGGAAACAGAACTATGAGGTCTTTCTATCACAACGTTGTCCAACTTCAG GGTGTAGCAAAAAGCCTGAACCAGGATTGTGTTACAAAGACGGAACCCTCTAAG TGTATGTTTCCTGAAGAAATTGTTAAACATATAAGAACCCCAGTTTTCCTCGTCAACCCAGCCTATGATTTTTGGCAG ATACAACACATCTTGGTGCCACAAACTTCAGATCCTAATAGAAACTGGCAAGCCTGCAGACTGAATATACGTGCCTGCAGTCCTAGCCTACTGGAAGTTCTACAAG GGTTCCGTGGTTCCCTGTTAAAGGCACTGAGTGAGCTTCAAGAAATTAAGGAATCGGGATTGTTCATAAATTCTTGTTTTATTCACTGCCAGACATGGCTTACTGAGACATGGCACTCACAAAATTCCCCGAGAATTAATACCAAG ACAATTGCAGAGTCAGTTGGGGATTGGTACTTTAACCGGAAAGAAGTGAAGCGAATTGACTGTCCATATCCTTGCAATCCTTCTTGCTACAATATGGTTTTCGGTTGA